One part of the Xylocopa sonorina isolate GNS202 chromosome 10, iyXylSono1_principal, whole genome shotgun sequence genome encodes these proteins:
- the LOC143428397 gene encoding uncharacterized protein LOC143428397, protein MPQIMVEAFARNLIGKIMLEAFDVIDTNDQKLQMVDDRSQSAGVESDDTRTAQEIQDRLCTDCSEPDTTELIEKMVHGLNNLQIGDSTSVSSELSKLEKQVKHVIHVIHSIDSVSLVDASEHAETRATQGQGDVQQITHNAVIETTTDPTCALLEKQTDSSNEATKVSVGLLYRMIEELEPKTEDTDQKEANEPEPIVKEKLATWEETEEQFIRTIESIDDSDQSKVDSPAKTNLRNDECDFASNEATSSFVVHPTSFARNISLEEVTIEEITSSPHPDQTHDSSSAVRSGKLKKKHCDESRSSQERKKKGILSRTRKLLRTIFGRRKK, encoded by the exons ATGCCTCAAATTATGGTCGAAGCTTTTGCAAGGAATTTGATTGGCAAGATAATGTTAGAAGCCTTCGATGTAATAGACACTAACGACC AGAAATTACAAATGGTGGATGATCGGTCACAATCAGCTGGTGTCGAATCAGATGACACGCGAACAGCCCAAGAAATACAGGATCGTTTGTGCACAGATTGCAGCGAGCCGGATACCACGGAATTAATTGAAAAAATGGTGCACGGGTTAAACAATCTGCAAATTGGTGATTCAACGTCCGTCTCCTCTGAACTATCTAAATTAGAAAAACAG GTAAAACATGTTATACATGTTATACACAGCATCGACAGCGTTTCCCTCGTTGATGCGAGCGAACATGCAGAAACGCGTGCAACTCAGGGCCAAGGTGATGTACAGCAAATAACACACAATGCAGTCATCGAGACAACGACGGATCCAACGTGTGCGCTCCTGGAGAAACAAACTGACAGTTCAAACGAAGCGACCAAGGTATCCGTCGGTCTGCTGTATCGAATGATCGAGGAACTTGAACCGAAAACAGAAGACACCGATCAAAAGGAAGCAAACGAGCCCGAACCCATCGTGAAAGAGAAGCTCGCGACTTGGGAAGAAACGGAGGAACAGTTTATACGAACTATCGAAAGTATCGACGACTCTGACCAAAGCAAAGTTGACTCCCCAGCCAAGACCAATTTAAGAAACGACGAGTGCGATTTTGCCAGCAACGAGGCGACATCGTCGTTCGTCGTTCATCCAACGTCTTTCGCGAGAAACATCTCTTTGGAGGAAGTGACGATCGAGGAGATCACATCTTCTCCTCATCCAGATCAGACGCACGATTCGTCATCAGCCGTTAGATCCGGTAAATTAAAGAAGAAACACTGCGACGAATCGCGATCGTCGCAGGAACGGAAGAAGAAGGGCATTCTAAGTAGAACGCGGAAGCTGCTTCGTACCATTTTTGGCCGTCGAAAGAAATGA
- the Mlc1 gene encoding myosin light chain alkali isoform X2, producing MADLSAKDVEKAEFAFSIYDADGTNVVDAVDLGNVLRALNLNPTNATIEKLGGTKKKGEKLMKLDEFLPIYSQCKKDKEQGCYEDFLECLKLYDKQENGTMLAAELSHTLLTLGEKLSDPEVEQVLKDCMDPEDDDGFIPYAPFLKKMMVLL from the exons ATG GCAGACCTTAGCGCCAAGGATGTTGAAA AGGCAGAATTTGCCTTCTCCATTTACGACGCGGACGGTACCAATGTCGTCGACGCCGTCGATCTCGGTAACGTTCTTCGGGCACTTAACCTGAATCCAACAAACGCCACTATAGAGAAGCTTGGAGGTACGAAAAAGAAAGGCGAGAAGCTGATGAAACTCGATGAATTCTTGCCGATCTACAGTCAGTGCAAAAAGGACAAGGAACAGGGATGCTACGAGGACTTCCTGGAGTGCTTGAAACTTTATGACAAACAGGAAAATGGGACCATGCTCGCTGCCGAACTCTCACACACGCTGCTTACTCTTG GTGAGAAACTGTCCGACCCAGAAGTGGAACAAGTACTGAAGGATTGTATGGACCCAGAAGACGACGATGGCTTCATCCCCTACGCTC CGTTCTTGAAGAAGATGATGGTGCTATTGTAA
- the LOC143428637 gene encoding uncharacterized protein LOC143428637, with the protein MDQNEHIEVRTVKPVAEIPISESKYFVKTLSTIPECESSKVSRIIKEDVSHSINSKSNVENLPTPKERIDSLQDSNAPFDIDLLLRRYACNSNMAKSIKEVLGRTDDPISEASNRGPLLELGAACKIFTFLKQSSSNHSLLSTLRYRDALTKLESLIRGYSKETLQEFLSIDPSMRMCKHCGVISCERSSDISIGSRRSPPKTSYFLSTKILSDIVKNGEDKLVTHRRVRRISSKKGRMTKRVGNYVKENTNSYPSRELSSNVDRDDKSCQRIKIMAAERENGGETSQQLETISNSEARDGAKNDTIANVKNNLLYDSYFNRVNYTNEFIHYAPNNKPIKQETLSNSPLSVHKSDEKIVKDILYENSQLHLDDIVEQDCVSLRDKQAIKPLTITKQNQVMNIIEDITPPNSKKNFVLHRISDYNPYPNSEYLIRHKFMSSNKTIKNRDKSSNILSNDSQNYLEQCKYMEPIKNIQQFSSFPYLIEDDSLENCVKVSRTLEQPNESNTTVCSSSSAENMIRKWIKVPGNNTLSIDEKQRSDVFSKNYPSERTVSNVVNGSFKFWNSQESIKNKMDAQDSNDIQIRGSKKSFTKHLLGCFKNIASIKSIKSKEIDTNAKPPSSSGNSLLGDGVKNISRRIIYKESSFKDAINDDENYNKVNDILLLYRKILEGTEGMDWQSFQRFVEHIHPSHKDSWRDICKSINDNAKRVADENGGGTEICIEISSVTSERFRRETETCGDEIVFEMDITLGDVERCLGSQRAFSEKEQLGGFESASELTKV; encoded by the exons ATGGATCAAAACGAGCACATAGAAGTAAGAACCGTCAAACCTGTCGCAGAAATTCCCATTTCTGAAAGCAAGTACTTCGTAAAAACGTTAAGTACAATTCCCGAATGCGAGAGTTCAAAGGTATCCCGCATTATAAAAGAAGACGTGTCACATTCCATAAATTCCAAATCGAACGTCGAAAATTTACCAACTCCTAAAGAAAGGATCGACTCGCTTCAAGATTCAAACGCACCGTTCGACATTGATCTGCTTTTGAGGCGTTACGCGTGCAACTCCAACATGGCGAAGTCAATAAAAGAAGTCCTTGGAAGAACGGACGATCCAATTAGCGAGGCCTCAAATCGAGGACCGCTGCTCGAACTGGGTGCAGCCTGCAAAATTTTCACTTTCCTCAAGCAGTCATCTTCTAATCACTCGTTATTGTCCACGCTTCGATATCGCGACGCGTTAACCAAGTTGGAGTCCTTGATACGCGGATACAGCAAGGAAACGTTGCAGGAATTCCTCTCGATCGATCCTTCGATGAGAATGTGCAAACATTGCGGTGTGATTAGTTGCGAAAGATCGTCGGATATCTCTATCGGGTCACGAAGATCACCCCCTAAAACTTCTTACTTCTTAAGCACCAAGATTCTTTCGGACATTGTTAAAAATGGCGAGGATAAACTGGTAACTCACAGACGAGTCAGAAGAATTAGTTCCAAGAAAGGACGAATGACGAAACGTGTTGGAAATTACGTGAAAGAAAATACAAATTCTTATCCTTCGAGAGAGTTAAGTTCGAACGTTGATCGAGACGATAAATCTTGCCAGAGAATTAAGATCATGGCGGCGGAGCGTGAAAATGGTGGCGAGACGTCTCAACAATTGGAAACTATTTCTAACTCTGAGGCTCGCGATGGAGCTAAAAATGATACTATTGCTAACGTTAAAAATAATTTGTTATACGACAGCTATTTTAATCGAGTAAATTATACCAACGAATTTATACATTATGCTCCAAATAATAAACCAATTAAGCAGGAAACGTTGAGCAATTCGCCATTAAGCGTTCACAAATCAGACGAGAAGATCGTGAAAGATATCCTTTATGAAAATTCACAGTTACACTTGGATGATATCGTAGAACAAGATTGTGTATCTTTACGCGATAAACAGGCGATAAAACCATTAACAATTACCAAACAAAATCAGGTAATGAACATTATCGAAGATATAACACCTCCTAACAGCAAGAAGAACTTCGTTTTGCATCGTATTTCAGACTACAATCCTTATCCAAATTCAGAGTATTTGATACGCCACAAATTTATGTCATCAAATAAAACAATTAAAAATAGAGATAAAAGCTCTAACATCCTCTCGAACGATTCTCAGAATTATTTAGAACAATGCAAGTACATGGAACCTATTAAAAATATTCAACAGTTTAGCAGCTTTCCATATTTAATAGAAGACGATTCATTGGAAAATTGCGTGAAAGTGTCTCGCACTTTAGAACAACCTAATGAAAGTAACACTACAGTGTGCAGTTCTTCATCTGCGGAGAATATGATTCGTAAATGGATAAAAGTACCggggaata ATACTTTATCAATCGACGAAAAACAACGCAGTGATGTATTCTCAAAAAATTATCCAAGTGAACGAACTGTATCCAACGTAGTCAATGGTAGTTTTAAATTTTGGAACAGTCAGGAGTCGATCAAGAACAAAATGGACGCCCAAGATTCGAACGACATTCAAATCCGTGGAAGCAAAAAAAGTTTTACAAAACACTTACTTGGATGTTTTAAAAATATCGCATCCATAAAATCGATAAAATCCAAAGAGATCGATACAAATGCGAAGCCTCCATCGTCTTCCGGTAATAGTTTATTGGGCGACGGTGTGAAGAACATTTCGCGGCGAATTATTTACAAAGAGTCGTCTTTCAAAGACGCGATAAACGACGACGAAAATTACAATAAAGTGAACGACATTTTGTTGCTTTATCGCAAAATTCTGGAAGGCACAGAGGGAATGGATTGGCAGAGTTTTCAACGGTTCGTCGAGCACATACATCCCAGCCATAAAGACTCGTGGCGTGACATTTGCAAATCTATCAACGATAATGCGAAACGAGTGGCCGATGAAAATGGCGGTGGCACGGAAATATGCATAGAAATTAGTTCCGTTACGTCTGAGCGGTTCAGGCGGGAAACGGAAACGTGCGGCGACGAGATCGTGTTCGAGATGGATATAACACTTGGCGATGTCGAGAGGTGTCTAGGTAGCCAACGAGCTTTCTCTGAGAAAGAGCAGCTCGGCGGTTTTGAGAGCGCCAGCGAGCTTACTAAAGTTTGA
- the Mlc1 gene encoding myosin light chain alkali isoform X1: MADLSAKDVEKAEFAFSIYDADGTNVVDAVDLGNVLRALNLNPTNATIEKLGGTKKKGEKLMKLDEFLPIYSQCKKDKEQGCYEDFLECLKLYDKQENGTMLAAELSHTLLTLGEKLSDPEVEQVLKDCMDPEDDDGFIPYAPFLKRLCGREDED; the protein is encoded by the exons ATG GCAGACCTTAGCGCCAAGGATGTTGAAA AGGCAGAATTTGCCTTCTCCATTTACGACGCGGACGGTACCAATGTCGTCGACGCCGTCGATCTCGGTAACGTTCTTCGGGCACTTAACCTGAATCCAACAAACGCCACTATAGAGAAGCTTGGAGGTACGAAAAAGAAAGGCGAGAAGCTGATGAAACTCGATGAATTCTTGCCGATCTACAGTCAGTGCAAAAAGGACAAGGAACAGGGATGCTACGAGGACTTCCTGGAGTGCTTGAAACTTTATGACAAACAGGAAAATGGGACCATGCTCGCTGCCGAACTCTCACACACGCTGCTTACTCTTG GTGAGAAACTGTCCGACCCAGAAGTGGAACAAGTACTGAAGGATTGTATGGACCCAGAAGACGACGATGGCTTCATCCCCTACGCTC CGTTCCTCAAAAGACTGTGCGGTAGAGAGGACGAAGATTGA